A part of Setaria viridis chromosome 8, Setaria_viridis_v4.0, whole genome shotgun sequence genomic DNA contains:
- the LOC117833803 gene encoding putative squamosa promoter-binding-like protein 19 — translation MDWAAASGAPSWGAAAASDPGPTMLSFAGPSSSAAAAAAEARLQDFAAGLAQRARPVGAAGGGRRSRSAGGGGGAEACSVDGCRSDLSRCREYHRRHRVCEAHSKTPVVVVGGQEQRFCQQCSRFHMLSEFDEGKKSCRKRLDGHNRRRRKPQHDLTNLGGFIPYHQVNQFEIYPQTTPTVRENSDTMHLVHRQPPFSISFSRTPKQLPFPQDGGGMLSASHHGHFLVEDSNHTGSSACNNTLGPKCALSPLSSSLHHPSPAGQAQVASALSRIASASQQVATAAVTAAFASGGSHHVFVPDAVLEDPSQALPFPWQ, via the exons ATGGACTGGGCGGCGGCTTCCGGGGCGCCATCctggggcgcggcggcggcgtcggaccCCGGCCCGACCATGCTGTCCTTCGCGGGGccgtcgtcctccgccgccgccgcagccgccgaggCGCGGCTTCAGGATTTCGCCGCGGGGCTGGCCCAGCGAGCCCGGCCGGTGGGGGCGGCCGGAGGTGGGAGGAGGTCCCGctcggcgggcggtggcggcggcgcggaggcctgCTCCGTCGACGGGTGCCGGTCCGACCTCAGCCGGTGCCGGGAGTACCACCGGCGGCACAGAGTCTGCGAGGCGCACTCCAAGACGCCGGTGGTGGTCGTCGGCGGCCAGGAGCAGCGCTTCTGCCAGCAATGCAGCCG GTTTCACATGCTGTCTGAGTTTGACGAGGGGAAAAAAAGTTGCCGGAAGCGTTTGGATGGCCATAATAGGCGTCGAAGAAAGCCACAGCATGATCTGACAAATCTTGGGGGTTTCATTCCGTACCATCAAG TTAATCAATTTGAAATTTATCCACAAACAACTCCAACAGTCCGCGAGAATTCTGACACTATGCACTTGGTCCATCGTCAGCCACCCTTCTCCATATCATTCTCAAGAACACCAAAGCAGCTCCCTTTCCCACAGGACGGTGGTGGCATGCTCAGTGCATCCCACCACGGTCATTTTTTGGTTGAGGATAGCAACCACACTGGAAGCAGCGCATGCAACAACACGCTGGGCCCCAAGTGTGCTCTCTCTCCTCTGTCATCATCGCTGCATCATCCCTCCCCTGCTGGCCAAGCACAGGTTGCCTCTGCACTCTCTCGCATTGCTTCCGCGTCACAGCAGGTTGCAACAGCAGCTGTCACTGCTGCGTTTGCATCTGGTGGCAGCCACCATGTGTTTGTTCCTGATGCTGTGTTGGAGGATCCTTCACAGGCACTGCCATTTCCTTGGCAGTAG
- the LOC140223683 gene encoding uncharacterized protein: MADWAPVFIGLVLFILLSPGLLFQIPGKGRIIEFGNFQTSGLSILIHAIIYFTLIAILLLAVGVHVYLG, encoded by the coding sequence ATGGCGGACTGGGCGCCGGTGTTCATCGGACTGGTGCTGTTCATCCTCCTCTCGCCGGGGCTGCTGTTCCAGATCCCGGGCAAGGGCCGGATCATCGAGTTCGGCAACTTCCAGACCAGCGGCCTCTCCATTCTCATCCACGCCATCATCTACTTCACCCTCATCGCCATCCTgctcctcgccgtcggcgtGCACGTGTACCTCGGCTAG